The Nematostella vectensis chromosome 6, jaNemVect1.1, whole genome shotgun sequence region ATTTGACAAAATAATTGTTAGATATTGTATTAAAAATATTCTCTCAAAATACACTTCGTAGTTTAGCAAATAAAAACGGTTTGAATTTAGGTTTATGAAGTATATgtacttttttataaaagatcGAGCCCTAGCgtgccttttcttttttctcgtATAAGATAATTCCGCCTATTCGCTCAAATTGAGTTGGTTCATAATGCCTCTGGTACAGGCTAATTATGTCCGGTTAACAGCAATTGTATTTCTAGCAGGTTCTTAATGCTGATTATAGGATTCTTAGCGCACGCATCCAGGTTGTCCAATTTGTCAAACTCTTCTTGtgaacacgaaaaatattacTCATTTTCCAGCTATTAGACCAACGCTACTAACTTATATACATCCAAGTGCAATTATGATCGTATCCAACCTCCTGTAGCAAATAACGAAATGCGCTTTTAAAACTGACTTCTGGTAAGGCTGAAGACACGAAAATCAAAGAATGActggtgttttatttttacgaTGCTTTTAAAGGATTTACTACATAGTTTACCGTAGCAACTGGACCGAAGCAACAGGACCATTTCTTTAAATGTAAAAGTGCTTAACGAAGATAACGATCTCATCTTTGTCTACGCGGAGTGATTACTACATTTTAAATACCTTCTTATATTGATACGGTTTTATTGCATTTCAGGCTGGTAGGCTTTTAAGGTGGTGTTTGAAGACAAAGTAATACGCGTTTTAAATATCATCGGCTCTGGTTAACGTTTGAAAGATAGGGCACCAAAGCAATGAATTGTCTTTTCGCTGTTATATCAGGCATCATATTTGTCCAGGTAAGcttgttttattaaaaaaaaaatcaatgtttagggaaagggaaagggCAGGAGAGCACGAAAAACTGGTCATTTTACGTTTCCTGAACGGTTATTATTTCATCTCTTCACGTTTAACGGGTGCATAACCTGGCATAAcaaaatcacgtttcacgcaAAATCGATCACTACCGTGTTAACAACCTTGTTATTGAAAAAGGAGATCTCTACATTTATCAATTTCTTCAAATTATTCAACtaatttatattattattgttctACTTTCTACATGaaataataaagttttgcCGTTAACGGTGGCTGTTCGTTTCACAAAGGAAAcgagcgacacagaaagcCTTGTACAGAAGTCGCGATGTTTAGAATTTTCAGCTCGCGATTTGATTCGAGTGTTTAGTCGTTTTCACtgtctttgtcttttttcCATGATTTATAGCCTAAACCCCCAATCGTAACAAATTGCTGTCAAAATGTACACTAAAAAAGAGAGGAATAAATAAAGTCCCTTTTGAATAAAAGATAGTCCCCTTTCTACCTTTCCTATTTTAATCTGAACTCTTTTTTagatataataaaatacttttttaagAACGCTGAGCTTAGAACATACACCAGCCTTGGTATAAACTTACGCAACTCACGCTATGCTGCGGTCGCCGTGCCACTTTTCCTAAAACCGGATATCCATTTCTCGTGTAAATTACTGCATGTTAATGTTTGtctagaatcaaaaagcccaaactgtcgcgatctcgtaccagaacaatgaatacaatacaccaaaaactggaaatcgactctgccaaattttcgtctttaataagacttcttcagggcagagtctgccctgaagttttcgtctttaataagacttcttcagggcagagtctgccctgaagaagtcttattaaagacgaaaatttggcagagtcgatttccagtttttgttaaTACTTGTctaaatacaccaaaaactggtattcgactctatAGAGTCGAATTTTAGTTTTTGGTGtactgtatttattcttctggttcacgaacacgactacactctttttgttttataagaacgtcttattttcagttgaggctgggccgttcttattatcgggacattttaaggctgaatatgttcttaaagatgttcttaaattttagtgtgtATAAAgatataatacccaataaattattaggaagagaattacactaatgatcaatagcaataataaggttgttactataagcacaatttgatttgcattttagaacgcatcaggacttcaaaagaattttttttctgctatctgagcctcggcatgttcttagcatgtttttaaaatgtgatgaaatctcaggctggacgttcttataaaaaaaggttcttttaaaaaaaagattgtatttgggctttttgtatttattttgtttgtctaTTTGCAGTTGTTACTATAATGTTGGCTTCTGCCTGTTTTGTagctactttttttaaattactttACCAAGGTGTTTAGTATGAGTGTCTTGTATAGTTTAATTTCGAAATTTCCTTTTTGTATTTCCGTAAATGTCTACCATTATaggtttttattattatcatgttTGGTACTTAGATATTGTGAGGGCCATATTTTATAAAACTGTAAATAGGTTAATATGCAACCCTCgcattccctgctagcagaggcctctttctTTTCTCCGTATTTCGCTGAGCTGGCAGAAAAGAGGCTTCTGCAATCAGGGAATCATGCCCACTACGAGTGATacgataaaaatattaaaattgtGATTTCCTATCAATCAGTAAATATTTGTACCCAATTACCAAATAATATGTTTCATACTTTTTATTTAGTCAGTGAAAATTAACGTGTTTATATATGTATCTTAAAGCCTGAAACCTCTGGAAAAATTAAGAGCCGTTTCAGGCTGACTTGGGAAAATATAAAGCAGTTACAATAATATACAGGTGCGTACACAGCATTGGCTGAAGGGGGGTTCGCAGTCATAGGCATCTTATGGAAAATGCATAGTATTTAaggatttcttaataaaaaatgacccactttttggccgccactGCTACCCAGTATACTTGGACACAGTGGTTCAAATTTGAGTTTAACGAGTTCTTTCTTCCAAGGTGTATCTGAGTGGAGTAAGCTCGTCCGGCGCGTGGTACGCTGGGACTGACCACTACTGGCCAATGAGCGCCGTGCAATACTGGCGAGTGCATGAGTGGTACAGAAGATACAAGGAGCTTTGGACAGGGATCTTACGCGGGGGTAAGCCAGGCAGAGACTAGCTAGTCCAAGTCTTAGAGATTTTAGCATAATACGCCTTCCCCAGCAGCGAATCTTGCTACTAGGGTAACAGCCTTCTAACAGTCTAAAAATGAGTAAAATGTACCATGGCATTGCTAGTTGGTTAGGATACAATTTACGGTTGCACTATACTTGGACGAGTCTTCAGTTGAAAGCCTGATTCAATACCGGTACGAttgagtccccccccccccccaccccgaAAATTAATCAAGTGCCCTATTTcttttctctatttttaaCGGTTCAAATTCCCGTATCTTTACCCCTGTATTAACGTATCTTTCCGTCCAGGATCACAAGATACGACCTACTCCCCCGCTAATGTGGGCATCAGTATGGCCGCAACAGACTCATGGCTCGACCTACAAAGCCACAACGACACGTGCTACGTAGAACCCGCCCTTTGCACCGAGGGGCTCAGCCTGGCATTCTGGGTAAACATCCGGGGAACGGCCTACAACAATACCCTGCTGTCTTTTGGGGGCTGCGATCGCGGGCTCAGGCTTAATCGGTTGGATGCCGGGGAACTGGAAGTAAGACTGAAAAGCGCGGTCCTGGGGGAGACTTGGCGCCTGCAGTCTCCTAGCGGTAAAGTGGACAGCGGTCGTTGGCATCATATTGTGGTCACGTGGAATGCGAGTGATGGCCTCAAGCTATACCTCGACGGCTCGAGGTTTGTTTAATCTTACATGCATGTTTCAAGTACTTAAAGATTGACGGTCAGGCACCCCTATGTTATTGCCTGTTAATGATAAAAATAGCATTAAACAATCTATATGCACTAAAGCTTCTAAACAACCATCTTCGATTAAAGCCCATGTTTTACTAACGCTATTTATACTCACACTTTTCTCGGCCCCCCCCGCTTGAACTAGACAACTGAAATAGATACGTCGTTAAGTAATTTTGAGCAGCGTAAGATTAAATGGCGGCGTTCTTAACCTACTAACATGGATAGCATGGATACACAAGAGGGGGGGATTGACTTGGGAGAAAAAATGTCGAGTGTTTTAATTGCAAGATTTAACACGACAATTCCTAATGACAAGCAATCTTTCCTCAAGATTACAAGACGTCATCAACACACACTCAACAAACCAGTCGACCTGGGTGGCTACCAACTGGTCCTTGATGTTAGGGCGGGAACCCTGTTGTGGCGTGACCACACCAATGGACTTGGACGAGCTGGCGCTCTGGTCGTACCCGATTAGTAACGAAACTGTGGCCAAGGTGTACGAGTGGAGAACAGGTATGTAGTAGACTGGTGCCGAATTTTGCCGAACTAGCGAACTTTGCGGGCGCTaacaacaagttttttttttcgcggtTGAGGATAGAACGCGGTGGTTGTTCGGATTTTTTTAACCGGGTTTGATATGAAAAGGACATTTGTAATCAATATTATTATGCTggttgagttggacttgtattatagatttttatgaaactaaatttGGCCCAcccatctttttgttacaaattgtttcagttttgataaTTACAGCGCATTTTAATTCCATTTGTTTTGCTTGGTTTTATtatctcaaaatcgcgaaaatagagtgaccttttttttacgaaaataggtaaatcgcgaaaataaagtgtcgcgaaatatcgcgacctcaaaatcgcgaaattttgacgtcgccaAAATTTTAGCTGTGATCGTGCGCGATCATGTTAATAAGCCTTTACAAGTAAATTGATGGAATTATTGACACTATGTGATAATCATGTGTAATATATGTTATAATCACCCGCTTATTCTGCTCTTGTAGGGGTGTGGAAATCCCATCTCGGCTGTCCAGGAGGCTGGACATCTTTCCAACAGTTCTGCTATCACGCATCAGTCGAGAATCCATCGAGCTGGACCAGCGCTCGCTCCACGTGTAAGGCCAACAGCGCCGATCTTGCCAGCATCGTGAGTGCAGAGGAGTTTACCTTCACGGAGAAGTTGTTACGAGGTTTTCAGGGCTGTGTGTATATCGGCCTGACCAGTCCACAGGGCTTGAACTATAGCTGGACGGACGGCAGTATATGGGGCTTTCATAAACTGGTGAATGCGTCCAGGGCGGCGAGAACAAACAGCAGCCTGAATCAGTGCGTTCATCGGGTTGAGGATGGAACATGGCGTGTGGGGGACTGTTCTCAGCTCTGCGGTCACGTTTGTAAGAGGTATCGAGGTGAGTTGTAGATGGTACATGGCGCGTGGGTAACTATTTTTACCGGACCCATTTGTTCGAATGTTTTTTCTTGAGCGGCCACATGTGTAAAAGATATCGAGGTGAGTGTGCGGCCACGTGTGTAAGAGATATCGAGGAGAATGTACGGCCACGTGTGTAAGAGATATCGAGGTAAGTGTGGTCACGTGTGTAAGAAATATCGAGGTGAGTATGTGGTCACATGTGTAAGAGATATCGAGGTGAGTATGTGGTCACATGTGTAAGAGATATCGAGTTGAGTATGTGGTCACATGTGTAAGAGATATCGAGGTGAGTATGTGGTCATATGTGTAAGAGATATCGAGGTGAGTATGTGGTCACATGTGTAAGAGATATCGAGGTGAGTATGTGGTCACATGTGTAAGAGATATCGAGGAGAATGTGCGGCCACGTGTGTAAGAGATATCGAGGTATGTGGTCACATGTGTAAGAGATATCGAGGTGAGTATGTGGTCACGTGTGTAAGAGATATCGAGGTAAGTGTGGTCACGTGTAAAAGAGATATCGAGGTGAGTATGTGGTCACATGTGTAAGAGATATCGAGGAGAATGTACGGCCACGTGTGTAAGAGATATCGAGGTAAGTGTGGTCACGTGTGTAAGAGATATCGAGGTGAGTATGTGGTCACATGTGTAAGAGATATCGAGGTGAGTATGTGGTCATATGTGTAAGAGATATCGAGGAGAATGTGCGGCCACGTGTGTAAGAGATATCGAGGTATGTGGTCACATGTGTAAGAGATATCGAGGTGAGTATGTGGTCACGTGTGTAAGAGATATCGAGGTAAGTGTGGTCACGTGTAAAAGAGATATCGAGGTGAGTATGTGGTCACATGTGTAAGAGATATCGAGGAGAATGTACGGCCACGTGTGTAAGAGATATCGAGGTAAGTGTGGTCACGTGTGTAAGAGATATCGAGGTGAGTATGTGGTCACATGTGTAAGAGATATCGAGGTGAGTATGTGGTCATATGTGTAAGAGATATCGAGGTGAGTATGTGGTCACATGTGTAAGAGATATCGAGGTGAGTATGTGGTCACATGTGTAAGAGATATCGAGGTGAGTATGTGGTCACATGTGTAAGAGATATCGAAGTGTGTGGTCACATGTGTAAAAGATATCGAGGAGAATGTGCGGCCACGTGTGTAAGAGATATCGAGGTGAGTATGTGGTCACATGTCTAAGAGATATCGAGGTGAGTATGTGGTCACATGTGTAAGAGATATCGAGGTGAGTATGTGGTCACATGTGTAAGAGATATCGAGTTGAGTATGTGGTCACATGTGTAAGAGATATCGAGGTGAGTATGTGGTCACATGTGTAAGAGATATCGAGGTGGGTATGTGGTCATATGTGTAAGAGATATCGAGGTGAGTATGTGGTCACATGTGTAAGAGATATCGAGGTGAGTGTGCGGCCACGTGTGTAAGAGATATCGAGGTATGTTCGTGTGGGTTATCTCAGCTGTGCGCGGCCACGGTATGTCAACGGAAGTATGTTGGTATATGTTGTATATTTCAAATTTACCTATCAGTAAATGCCCTTTTCAAatttttccgaaaaaaaaGTGAGCACTGAAAAGATGTTAATTCCATATACATGGGGGCTAGATGTCTTTAACCTTTGCTTTACTTAAGGTCATACTTGTTGCTGACCACACCCATCCTGCTTTTATTCAAGTTGCCGACAGCTATTCATGTACATATATCAGAGTCAGCGTTCAAGCGGCGAATAAGCGCCCTCAGGGAAATACACACACAGGAAAATATACCTCTAAGCGATTTTGTGTATCACGATGATATTTTCATTTCAGCAGGGATTTTCCAAAGAGGCGAATTCTACTGCCGAACCAAGTTTTTTGACCAGGGGCTTGCGGAACATCGAACCTCCATCATAGGAGTAGAAGCACAGATGGACTGTGCATTAGCGTGTCTGATATACGGCCAGGGATTGTGCCGCTCTTATAATTACCAACAGTATAGCACAGGCTACCCGCAATACCAGGACAGGCGCATCTGTGAATTGAACTGGTCAAAAGACCACAAGCACCTCGTGGCCAAATATGGGTTTCAGTACTGTGAGAGATTATGAGGATAGGTGTTTCTGTATATATCACAACCTGTAAATACTGAATACACACGCTTCGTATTATACTGGGACAGGCTTATCCTGTGAATTGCACAGGTCGAATGTGTGCCATAACAAATGATTAAGTGTCCTATTATGATTACAGAACAGTGTATACTGTAAATATTCattttaatattaaaaaagtgaTTTTACAAAAGGATAATCATCTACAAAATTTGTTTAATAGAATCGAGTGTTGGCTTCCTTCTCTGAATCCCCACAGAGACGCTTGCTACGTAAGCGTTCACTATTGTCGCAAATTTCTTGTGTTACTTAGGTCTATGGTGCAGAAATTTACTTATTTAAGAAAAGGGAGATTCAACACAAAATACAATGTTTCCATTTCTACCCTAGGCATTTTCGAGACAAATTCAATCGCCGTCTACTATTACTACTCTCCCTTTATTATCacaatacaaaatattttctttccaaAAGCTTGTCGATTTTCAGACTAAGCCATCATCCTGCGGCCCTTGTGCAGGCATTAGAACCATCACGAGTCGAGCTCAGAGGGGTGAGATGTTCCACAGGCGGACACAGCAGTCGTGCCCAACGGAGACTAGCGTGTCGTTGTCGTACCACGCAACGCTAGTCACGGAAGACTTAGGATGCGCGGCTACAAGATGGAGATAAGCGTTAATATAAAGGCTAGAAATACCTGTTGAACTAGCTAGAAATACCTGTTGAACTAGCTAGAAATACCTGTTGAAATAGCTAGAAATACGTGTTGAACTAGCTAGAAATACGTGTTGAACTAGCTAGAAATACGTGTTGAACTAGCTAGAAATACTTGTTGAAATAGCTAGAAATACGTGTTGAAATAGCTAGAAATACGTGTTGAAATAGCTAGAAATACGTGTTGAAATAGCTAGAAATACGTGTTGAAATAGCTAGAAATACGTGTTGAAATAGCTAGAAATACCTGTTGAAATAGCTAGAAATACCTGTTGAAATAGCTAGAAATACGTGTTGAAATAGCTAGAAATACCTGTTAAAATAGCTAGAAATACCTGTTGAAATAGCTAGAAATACGTGTTGAAATAGCTAGAAATACCTGTTGAAATAGCTAGAAATACCTGTTGAAATAGCTAGAAATACCTGTTGAAATAGCTAGAAATACCTGTTGAAATAGCTAGAAATACGTGTTGAAATAGCTAGAAATACGTGTTGAAATAGCTAAAAATACGTGTTGTAATAGCTGGAAATACCTGTTGAATTAGCTAGAAATACGTGTTGAATTAGCTAGAAATACGTGTTGAAATAGCTAGAAATACGTGTTGAAATAGCTAGAAATACCTGTTGAAATAGCTAGAAATACGTGTTGAAATAGCTAGAAATACGTGTTGAAATAGCTAGAAATACGTGTTGAAATAGCTAGAAATACCTGTTGAACTAGCTAGAAATACCTGCTGAACTAGCTAGAAATACCTGTTGAAATAGCTAGAAATACCTGTTGAACTAGCTAGAAATACCTGTTGAAATAGCTAGAAATACCTGTTGAAATAGCTAGAAATACCTGTTAAAATAGCTAAAAATACGTGTTGTAATAGCTAGAAATACCTGTTGAACTAGCTAGAAATACGTGTTAAAATAGCTAGAAATACGTGTTAAAATAGCTAGAAATACGTGTTAAAATAGCTAGAAATACGTGTTAAAATAGCTAGAAATACGTGTTGAAATAGCTAGAAATACGTGTTGAAATAGCTAGAAATACGTGTTGAAATAGCTAGAAATACCTATTGAAATAGCTAGAAATACCTGTTGAAATAGCTAGAAATACCTGTTGAAATAGCTAGAAATACCTGTTGAAATAGCTAGAAATACCTGTTAAAATAGCTAAAAATACGTGTTGTAATAGCTAGAAATACCTGTTGAACTAGCTAGAAATACGTGTTAAAATAGCTAGAAATACGTGTTAAAATAGCTAGAAATACGTGTTAAAATAGCTAGAAATACGTGTTAAAATAGCTAGAAATACGTGTTGAAATAGCTAGAAATACGTGTTGAAATAGCTAGAAATACGTGTTGAAATAGCTAGAAATACCTATTGAAATAGCTAGAAATACCTGTTGAAATAGCTAGAAATACCTGTTGAAATAGCTAGAAATACCTGTTAAAATAGCTAGAAATACCTGTTAAAATAGCTAGAAATACCTGTTGAAATAGCTAGAAATACGTGTTGAAATAGCTAGAAATACCTGTTGAAATAGCTAGAAATACCTGTTGAAATAGCTAGAAATACCTGTTGAAATAGCTAGAAATACCTGTTGAAATAACTAGAAATACGTGTTGAAATAGCTAGAAATACGTGTTGAAATAGCTAAAAATACGTGTTGTAATAGCTAGAAATACCTGTTGAAATAGCTAGAAATACGTGTTGAATTAGCTAGAAATACGTGTTGAATTAGCTAGAAATACTTGTTGAAATAGCTAGAAATACCTGTTGAAATAGCTAGAAATACGTGTTGAAATAGCTAGAAATACGTGTTGAAATAGCTAGAAATACGTGTTGAAATAGCTAGAAATACCTGTTGAACTAGCTAGAAATACCTGCTGAACTAGCTAGAAATACCTGTTGAAATAGCTAGAAATACCTGTTGAACTAGCTAGAAATACCTGTTGAACTAGCTAGAAATACCTGTTGAAATAGCTAGAAATACCTGTTGAAATAGCTAGAAATACCTGTTAAAATAGCTAGAAATACCTGTTGAAATAGCTAGAAATACCTGTTGAATTACAATCGTGGTCACATTGCATTGGGACACAGGGTTCCGGTGCGATTAAAAAAGCGTGCGCgcttaatctatttttttttcttttagttgaATGCTCCTATAGAACCTATAATGTCAAAATAACGCAAACCAGGACTGTTTTTATAATAAAGTTAATTCTATTGACTATTAGCTTAGCGTTTATGGACTTCACGAAAAGAGTTTTAACGTCCAAGTTATAAGGCTTTGAGTGTTGCTTTCACATACTTTATGGGAAGCGCcatttacccccccccccccccctccgtctcccctccctctccgtctctccccccccccccccctcttcaatGTTGGATGATGCCAACGCCAAAACATTGACGCAAcattgaaggggggggggggggggggaattctaaggggggggggggggttgcaaatattattttacgGGTTTTGTATTCTTGCatgaatttttgttttgaaaatataattcCGACAATGTCCAAATGATTTTTACCATGATTGTAGCTAGAAATACCTGTTGAAATAGCTAGAAATACCTGTTGAACTAGCTAGAAATACCTGTTGAAATAGCTAGAATTACGTGCTGGTGCATAGCAGCGTATGGGCCCATAAGAGTGTCGCAAACTGCACGACTAACCACCCCTATTAAGCGCCTCTCCTAAACGTGTTGCACAATAGTAAATAAAACTGAACATCTACTCGCCAAGACATTTTAACACTGAAAACTTATTTTGTTAGGGTTCTGGAAACCCTAACAACCCCTTGCAAGTTGTAAAGAACTTTTATCTAGAGATATAAcagattttgaaataagcacCTCCCTGGTATAAGCGAATCGCCTGCGCTTATTTGCGCGATTACGAAAGTCATAGCCACTCGTCGAAAAAGCTTGAGATATTCTTTATAATAACCCAAGTTGTTAGTAGAGTATCTGGGTGGAGATTGGATAAGAGACTCACCTTCAATGAGGTTTTTGGCTTTCGGGTTATTGGGGCAGGAGATACGGATGTTCGTGTCCAGCGAACTAGATGCAATGTGCTTAGAATCTTGAGACCAGGCAATAGAGGTGATCTTAGCATTGTGTGTCCAGAAGTCCTTAGTGATTTCCTAAACAGAAACATAAGAAGTAAGAAGAGAGTGCCGATTAATCGCGTCAGATTATTATCAAAATTAACACCGCTTTTGTCGCTCTCTTCGTACGATAAAACAAGTACAATTTTCTCGAGAAATGTTTTAGCAATTTATGCTTGCCATTTCAGGTGCAATTGATgccatatattatataaataacTCAACGTATAATTTCAAACCTTGTAGTCTATCTTCTGAAAGCAGAAGATTTTTCTGTCTGACGCTACTGCAAGCCAGCCCCCGTCTGGAGAGTAGGCTAGGTCTATCACTTCTTGTTTCTCTCCTGATATCTGTGTCTTCTCCTCCAGGGTATCTTGGTCAAGTTTATAGATGTACACGTCGCCACGCTAATGATAAATCAAAATTCGCAAATAATCGTGTTTGGTAACTAGAGTAATGAGCAATGGTCTACCAAAAACTGGTACCCGACTCGACTCGAGAACTAGTTTTTGGTGATTTTAAGGAACGTTATTGAGGAAAGATTGAAAAGAGCTTGAATTATGTCATCAGTGCAAACGGCGAATGTCAAATGCCGACTAGTGCTCATGGGCACTAAttaaatgtaaaaatatacagaaatactctTCCAGCAGTGAAAGAGCCGAGTGAAGGGCTTACAGTAGACCGAATATTGATCGCTTGATCCACATCCTGCATTCAGGACagtggcgtagccaggattttgaacaggagggggcccaaaaggccctttcaaggcattgtattttagataatgtctcatacgttcactgtattttttgcTGCTGGAAGGGGCCCCTGTCCTGCCCCtgcccctgccccccccccctcccccccgggGTACGCCCCTGCAGAAGAAACATAATGAGACCTATGGCACCTTTCGATTGTAGAACTTCCATTTGCAGTTTGCACCGACAACGTTGTCCAAAATAGGCATTCAATAAGCTTTGATCTGTCAGACAATTTACCCATTCTACCTCCTTGGTGGGAAATTGGTAAAAGTGGGACATCAATAATTCAAATGCAAAATTTTTTTGCTACTCTTAATCCCCGTTTAAACCAATTTAGCAGATTTTTACCTTGGATCCCACTGCGACTTCGTCCTGTCCAATGTGCACACTGGCAGAGGTTGGCTCATAGGGCACTTTCACGGTATGGACCACCTTCTTGTTACGGACAATAACAACCTGATAATTGACAACAGGAACAGTGCATTTATACGTTAAAATTATATAAAGTAGCAATCATTTCAGACTTGACTTCTCCACAAAAAACTCTTGTCTAAGTAAGGTTGTAGATGAGAATATTTGgccaaaaagaaaataaggcCTGAAATTATTTCCATGCCTGCCACACTAGCACAAAATACTGCAAAAGCTTCCGTCAAAACACACGACAGAATATCTTTTCTACAGTGTCATCCCATGCATGTGCTACAGTGACCATTATGGTCTACAATAATCATACATATTGGTTCTTACATGGTGTTGCTGCTCAAAAGCAACGATTAACAAGCCATCCTTGCCAGCTCCAAATCTCTTTGGCTGAGAATCGAAACTTATTTTGTCATCACTAAAAGGAGaatatgtatatattataATCAAAATACAGTATCAAACCATGCAAAACAAGGTATGGATTGGCAACCCAAATTGGGTTCCAGAATGGCAAAAATAAGTAATAACCAAATAAAGAAGACTGTTATGGTACTCCCCTTCAAACGTCAATTTTAACTACccctcccaatattttaatacaccaaaaactggaattcgactcgattcattgttctggtacaaGACCACGACAGCTTGGGTTTTTGTTTCTATCctaatattttaatttatacAACAACACTTGTAAATAGCACGCTCTAATTGGTCGAGAgtccatgtgttattagaCACATGCATGCTTGGCGTAAGCATGGGGGCACGCGCTCCCAAAAACAAGATTGTAacgtaagaaaacattttaattGCTGTATAAAACAGATAGATCTGTTTATTTTGTGCATCTGTCCTCTGATAGATGCTTCCTTTTTTGTTCACGACACGATGTGACATCATCTGTGCATAAATCTGTGCATGTAAATacgtaaaaaaatgttttatataATTGCCACCCCCTTCCCTTCCAGGTTTGAT contains the following coding sequences:
- the LOC5515137 gene encoding uncharacterized protein LOC5515137 isoform X2, which produces MNCLFAVISGIIFVQVYLSGVSSSGAWYAGTDHYWPMSAVQYWRVHEWYRRYKELWTGILRGGSQDTTYSPANVGISMAATDSWLDLQSHNDTCYVEPALCTEGLSLAFWVNIRGTAYNNTLLSFGGCDRGLRLNRLDAGELEVRLKSAVLGETWRLQSPSGKVDSGRWHHIVVTWNASDGLKLYLDGSRLQDVINTHSTNQSTWVATNWSLMLGREPCCGVTTPMDLDELALWSYPISNETVAKVYEWRTGVWKSHLGCPGGWTSFQQFCYHASVENPSSWTSARSTCKANSADLASIVSAEEFTFTEKLLRGFQGCVYIGLTSPQGLNYSWTDGSIWGFHKLVNASRAARTNSSLNQCVHRVEDGTWRVGDCSQLCGHVCKRYRGIFQRGEFYCRTKFFDQGLAEHRTSIIGVEAQMDCALACLIYGQGLCRSYNYQQYSTGYPQYQDRRICELNWSKDHKHLVAKYGFQYCERL
- the LOC5515137 gene encoding uncharacterized protein LOC5515137 isoform X1, producing the protein MNCLFAVISGIIFVQVYLSGVSSSGAWYAGTDHYWPMSAVQYWRVHEWYRRYKELWTGILRGGSQDTTYSPANVGISMAATDSWLDLQSHNDTCYVEPALCTEGLSLAFWVNIRGTAYNNTLLSFGGCDRGLRLNRLDAGELEVRLKSAVLGETWRLQSPSGKVDSGRWHHIVVTWNASDGLKLYLDGSRLQDVINTHSTNQSTWVATNWSLMLGREPCCGVTTPMDLDELALWSYPISNETVAKVYEWRTGVWKSHLGCPGGWTSFQQFCYHASVENPSSWTSARSTCKANSADLASIVSAEEFTFTEKLLRGFQGCVYIGLTSPQGLNYSWTDGSIWGFHKLVNASRAARTNSSLNQCVHRVEDGTWRVGDCSQLCGHVCKRYRAGIFQRGEFYCRTKFFDQGLAEHRTSIIGVEAQMDCALACLIYGQGLCRSYNYQQYSTGYPQYQDRRICELNWSKDHKHLVAKYGFQYCERL